One segment of Streptomyces sp. NBC_01463 DNA contains the following:
- a CDS encoding DUF5706 domain-containing protein produces the protein MSTLTPHQALIAAHAEVKAEIARTDTKTGLLLAFVGALLAGAWTVAKDAPLNLPAYVAGGIGMGLLVAAAGLLLRSVRPNLGGRHGFPLWATLTAEQIPATLSGNLSADIAGLSRLAVTKFTGLRRAVDLTCAGGALLVLAALITLGGAA, from the coding sequence ATGAGCACCCTCACTCCTCACCAGGCTCTCATCGCCGCGCACGCCGAGGTGAAAGCCGAGATCGCGCGGACCGACACCAAGACGGGTCTGCTGCTGGCGTTCGTCGGCGCGCTTCTGGCCGGTGCCTGGACCGTCGCCAAGGACGCGCCGCTGAACCTGCCCGCCTACGTGGCCGGGGGGATCGGGATGGGGCTGCTGGTCGCGGCGGCCGGTCTGCTGCTGCGGTCGGTCCGCCCGAACCTTGGCGGCCGGCACGGCTTCCCGTTGTGGGCCACGCTCACCGCGGAGCAGATCCCCGCCACTCTGTCCGGGAACCTCAGCGCGGACATCGCTGGCCTGTCCCGGCTGGCCGTCACCAAGTTCACCGGCCTGCGCCGCGCAGTCGATCTGACCTGCGCGGGCGGTGCCCTGCTCGTCCTCGCCGCTCTGATCACCCTCGGGGGTGCGGCATGA
- a CDS encoding ABC transporter ATP-binding protein, translated as MTDIQAVRLEQVSRCYGAGTSAAVRALDEISVGFERTTLTAIMGPSGSGKSTLLQCAAGLDRPDSGRVVVDDVDLGTLGEKALTELRRDRIGFIFQAFNLLGALSAEQNVGLPLRLAGRRPDSAEVRAALAQVGLGERAKRLPSQLSGGQQQRVAIARALITAPAVLFADEPTGALDSSSSRTVLKLLRSLVDDQGQTTIMVTHDPVAASYADRVVFLVDGRITGEMREPTAQGVAEHMALLEADTAPARVGGGE; from the coding sequence ATGACAGACATTCAGGCGGTCCGGCTCGAACAGGTCAGCAGGTGCTACGGGGCCGGCACCTCCGCGGCGGTGCGTGCCCTCGACGAGATCTCCGTGGGCTTCGAACGCACCACCCTCACCGCGATCATGGGGCCGTCCGGATCGGGCAAGAGCACGCTGCTGCAGTGTGCGGCCGGACTCGACCGGCCCGACTCGGGCCGGGTGGTCGTCGACGACGTCGATCTCGGAACGCTCGGCGAGAAGGCCCTCACCGAACTGCGCAGGGACCGGATCGGTTTCATCTTCCAGGCGTTCAACCTGCTCGGCGCGCTGAGCGCCGAGCAGAACGTGGGGCTCCCCCTGCGGCTCGCGGGCCGCAGGCCCGATTCCGCGGAGGTCCGGGCCGCCCTGGCCCAGGTGGGACTCGGCGAGCGCGCCAAGCGGCTGCCCTCGCAGCTGTCCGGCGGCCAGCAGCAGCGGGTGGCCATCGCCCGCGCGCTGATCACGGCGCCCGCGGTCCTGTTCGCCGACGAGCCCACCGGTGCCCTGGACAGCAGCAGCAGCCGGACCGTGCTGAAGCTGCTGCGGTCCCTGGTGGACGACCAGGGGCAGACCACGATCATGGTGACGCACGACCCGGTCGCCGCCTCGTACGCGGACCGGGTGGTCTTCCTCGTCGACGGACGCATCACCGGTGAGATGCGGGAGCCGACCGCGCAGGGTGTCGCCGAGCACATGGCCCTGCTGGAAGCGGACACGGCGCCCGCACGTGTGGGCGGTGGCGAGTGA
- a CDS encoding ABC transporter permease, producing the protein MGKSSLLVPVAVATLRKRWTGFAGSFVALTLGVALIAASGLLVSTSAGLENNDPTAPSLKKLLTFMAGMSGFVSLFVVASTFAFAVAGRRRETALLRAVGATPRQIRLLVIGESVLVSLVAAVAGSLLGPVLAPLFARWLVARGAAPEGFTVEFSAGPLLIASAVEVGVAVLGAYAAARRAGRVRPVEALNAAAVDGRVMTAGRWVWAVAYLALFGTVVALFATMPPGMQQDPQLRDPQNLPVWALLIDVMAIMGLALFAPVLVPPLVRLLTLPVPLAAGAVGMLARQNALAAVRRTVSTATPVFLVIGLSGTVVGSTLAFGEARAQQSRAALSAQYVVEPEDGSRLSDAAVRHLRDLPDGRTTTVRPTLVSDLGGGMTGGTVAATAIDGDAAATWKLKTEAGSLDALKGASVAVSSDLAASHDWRVGDRLDAAMADGTPLTVKVVALVETPLSLSEVLLPYASVAAHLTGDEQPTAAFVSTGSGAAPALAAADGAKVTPAAEWGSGDDDPRARSDWITMITILGPALLYALIAIINTMMMSTGDRLRDFATLRLTGGNDRQVLSMVGVEAVLTAATATVLAVLVTTGTQAASLMLINRRVLDAGSALSLSLPWTAIGASALAALALALVSSVLPARLALRARALDLAGVRQ; encoded by the coding sequence ATGGGGAAGTCCTCCCTCCTGGTTCCCGTCGCGGTGGCCACGCTGCGCAAACGGTGGACCGGCTTCGCCGGCTCGTTCGTCGCGCTCACCCTGGGCGTGGCGCTCATCGCCGCGTCGGGCCTGCTCGTCAGCACGTCGGCGGGGCTGGAGAACAACGACCCGACGGCGCCGTCCCTGAAGAAGCTCCTCACGTTCATGGCCGGGATGTCCGGCTTCGTGTCGCTGTTCGTCGTGGCGTCGACGTTCGCCTTCGCCGTCGCGGGCCGGCGCCGCGAGACGGCTCTGCTGCGGGCCGTCGGCGCCACCCCGCGGCAGATCAGGCTGCTGGTGATCGGCGAGTCGGTGTTGGTCTCGCTCGTCGCCGCGGTCGCCGGTTCGCTCCTGGGCCCGGTGCTCGCACCGCTCTTCGCCCGGTGGCTGGTCGCCCGCGGCGCCGCCCCGGAGGGCTTCACCGTGGAGTTCTCGGCCGGGCCGCTGCTGATCGCCTCGGCGGTCGAGGTGGGCGTGGCGGTGCTCGGCGCCTACGCGGCGGCCCGCCGCGCCGGCCGGGTACGCCCGGTCGAGGCGCTGAACGCGGCCGCGGTGGACGGCAGGGTGATGACGGCCGGCCGCTGGGTGTGGGCCGTCGCCTACCTGGCGCTCTTCGGCACGGTGGTGGCCCTGTTCGCCACCATGCCGCCCGGCATGCAGCAGGACCCGCAGCTGCGTGACCCGCAGAACCTGCCGGTCTGGGCGCTGTTGATCGACGTCATGGCCATCATGGGGCTCGCGCTGTTCGCCCCGGTGCTCGTCCCTCCACTGGTCCGGCTGCTGACCCTGCCGGTGCCGCTGGCGGCGGGCGCGGTCGGGATGCTGGCGCGGCAGAACGCGCTGGCCGCGGTGCGCCGGACGGTCTCCACCGCGACCCCGGTCTTCCTGGTGATCGGCCTGAGCGGCACGGTGGTGGGCTCCACGCTCGCCTTCGGCGAGGCCAGGGCCCAGCAGTCACGTGCGGCGCTCAGCGCGCAGTACGTGGTCGAACCGGAGGACGGGTCCAGGCTCTCCGACGCCGCGGTGCGGCATCTGCGGGACCTGCCCGACGGCCGGACCACCACCGTCCGCCCCACGCTCGTCTCCGACCTGGGCGGCGGCATGACCGGCGGGACCGTCGCGGCCACCGCCATCGACGGCGACGCGGCCGCGACCTGGAAGCTGAAGACGGAAGCGGGTTCGCTCGACGCGCTGAAGGGCGCGTCCGTCGCGGTCTCCAGCGACCTCGCCGCATCCCACGACTGGCGGGTCGGCGACCGCCTGGACGCCGCGATGGCCGACGGCACCCCCCTCACCGTGAAGGTGGTCGCCCTCGTCGAGACGCCGCTCAGCCTCTCCGAAGTGCTGCTCCCGTACGCCTCGGTGGCGGCGCACCTGACGGGTGACGAGCAGCCCACCGCCGCGTTCGTCTCCACCGGCTCCGGCGCCGCACCGGCACTGGCCGCCGCCGACGGGGCGAAGGTCACTCCCGCCGCGGAGTGGGGCAGCGGCGACGACGACCCGCGGGCCCGCAGCGACTGGATCACCATGATCACCATCCTGGGGCCGGCCCTGCTCTACGCGCTGATCGCCATCATCAACACGATGATGATGTCCACCGGCGACCGGCTGCGGGACTTCGCCACGCTCCGGCTGACCGGGGGCAACGACCGGCAGGTCCTGTCCATGGTCGGGGTGGAGGCGGTCCTGACCGCCGCGACCGCGACCGTGCTCGCCGTACTCGTCACCACCGGCACCCAGGCCGCGAGCCTGATGCTCATCAACCGCCGCGTCCTGGACGCCGGTTCGGCGCTCTCGCTGAGCCTGCCGTGGACGGCCATCGGTGCCAGCGCGCTGGCGGCGCTCGCCCTCGCGCTCGTCTCCAGCGTCCTCCCGGCCCGGCTGGCGCTGCGCGCCCGCGCCCTGGACCTGGCCGGCGTCCGGCAGTAG
- a CDS encoding protein spdB, whose translation MRAKTVLPAVAMTAVSMVLTLAVVMMWLGTAMPWPVALVVGLGIDGGWLATLAYERRLAAQGDHSNAVTAVGWAFGLIATGVLVAHALTAEESASAWLAVAWLPVAAKALWLVHGLWEQTALTPTALGSIRGIQQEARDEAAVARARLRAEAATEETRLTAVTQAGSRVARVQAKTADTLSRAWSTLETARNGEDTGRALTSVTTPVTPGVTPRWELPVWGPTEPVSALALEAVPALTDEALDVLVDQIHHSETPALSYREMATRFRTAGHSASEVRLRAAWKRVA comes from the coding sequence ATGAGGGCCAAGACCGTTCTGCCGGCCGTCGCGATGACGGCGGTGTCCATGGTCCTCACCCTGGCCGTGGTGATGATGTGGCTGGGCACGGCGATGCCGTGGCCCGTCGCCCTGGTCGTCGGTCTCGGGATCGACGGCGGGTGGCTGGCCACCCTCGCCTACGAACGCCGCCTGGCCGCTCAGGGCGACCACAGCAACGCGGTCACCGCAGTCGGCTGGGCGTTCGGCCTCATCGCGACCGGCGTCCTGGTCGCCCACGCACTAACCGCCGAGGAGTCCGCCAGCGCGTGGCTGGCCGTGGCCTGGCTCCCCGTCGCGGCCAAAGCCTTGTGGCTGGTACACGGGCTGTGGGAACAGACCGCGCTCACCCCGACCGCGCTGGGCTCCATCCGAGGCATCCAGCAGGAGGCCCGCGACGAAGCAGCCGTGGCCCGCGCCCGACTGCGGGCCGAGGCCGCGACCGAGGAGACCCGCCTGACGGCCGTGACACAGGCCGGATCACGCGTCGCACGCGTCCAGGCCAAGACCGCCGACACCCTCTCCCGGGCCTGGTCGACGCTGGAGACAGCACGCAACGGCGAGGACACCGGACGGGCACTGACCAGCGTGACGACCCCCGTCACACCCGGCGTCACACCCCGATGGGAACTCCCGGTCTGGGGGCCCACCGAGCCGGTATCTGCGCTCGCGCTGGAAGCGGTGCCCGCCCTCACGGACGAGGCGCTGGACGTGCTGGTCGACCAGATCCATCACAGCGAGACGCCCGCTCTGTCGTACCGCGAGATGGCCACCCGGTTCCGGACCGCCGGCCACTCCGCATCCGAGGTGCGACTGCGGGCGGCATGGAAGCGGGTGGCGTGA
- a CDS encoding helix-turn-helix domain-containing protein, giving the protein MANERLRGAITKSGLSLDQVAEQLGVSAKTVERWVNEPKRQPYHRFKYAAASLLRCEMSYLWPDERTSAQVTEAGNAELIKLYPHRSVVPNRLWSQLYARASRHFDLLVYSGFWLTEDAAFHQIVKEKSATGARIRFMLGDPESAAVAVRGEDEGIGGAMGSKIRNALVNYASLFQLPGVEFRLHSTTLYNSIYRADDEMLANGHLYGVGAYMAPVLHIQRVPGGELFDSYAESVERVWETARPISSPTDLGAPDT; this is encoded by the coding sequence ATGGCGAATGAGCGGCTGCGCGGCGCGATCACCAAGAGCGGCTTATCGCTCGATCAAGTCGCAGAACAGCTAGGCGTGTCGGCCAAGACGGTCGAACGCTGGGTCAATGAGCCGAAACGGCAGCCGTACCACCGCTTCAAGTACGCGGCAGCCTCGCTACTGCGGTGCGAGATGTCCTACCTCTGGCCGGACGAGCGCACATCAGCGCAGGTAACAGAGGCTGGGAATGCTGAGCTGATCAAGCTCTACCCCCACCGTTCCGTGGTACCGAACCGCCTGTGGTCGCAGCTCTACGCCCGAGCCTCACGACACTTTGACTTACTCGTCTACTCGGGCTTCTGGCTCACCGAGGACGCGGCATTCCACCAGATCGTCAAGGAAAAGTCGGCGACCGGCGCCCGCATCCGATTCATGCTCGGGGACCCCGAGTCCGCGGCCGTCGCTGTGCGCGGCGAGGACGAGGGAATCGGGGGCGCGATGGGCAGCAAGATTCGCAACGCGCTGGTCAACTACGCCTCACTGTTCCAGCTCCCAGGGGTGGAGTTCCGACTCCACTCCACCACGCTCTACAACTCGATCTACCGAGCCGATGACGAGATGCTCGCCAACGGCCACCTGTACGGCGTAGGCGCGTACATGGCGCCGGTGTTGCACATCCAACGCGTCCCCGGGGGTGAGCTGTTCGACTCGTACGCCGAAAGCGTTGAACGGGTCTGGGAGACTGCGCGGCCCATCTCCTCGCCCACTGACCTAGGAGCTCCAGACACATGA
- a CDS encoding HD domain-containing protein — protein sequence MGLTEWAYSLSESMLAEPLPRRWAHSLGVAKRARSLNPILGREAELLEAAAVLHDVGYSPSIATTGFHPLDGARFLRDQEGADERVVRLVAHHSCALLEAEERGLRHELETEFELEQPELVDALIVSDMTTTPDGGHTTPAARLEEIVQRYGPDTIVGRFIQRAAPEIHAATARVEGRMALVPADTQPM from the coding sequence ATGGGGCTTACTGAGTGGGCATACTCGCTCTCCGAATCAATGCTGGCCGAACCGCTGCCGCGTCGCTGGGCGCACTCCCTCGGGGTCGCCAAGCGGGCACGTTCCCTCAACCCGATCCTTGGTCGCGAAGCCGAGTTGCTGGAGGCCGCCGCCGTTCTGCACGATGTCGGTTACTCCCCGTCCATCGCCACCACCGGCTTCCACCCGCTCGACGGGGCCCGGTTCCTCCGAGACCAGGAGGGCGCCGACGAGCGGGTCGTCCGGCTCGTGGCGCATCACTCCTGCGCGCTCCTGGAGGCCGAAGAACGGGGACTGCGGCATGAGCTGGAGACCGAGTTCGAGCTAGAGCAGCCTGAGCTGGTCGATGCACTCATCGTGTCGGACATGACCACTACCCCGGACGGCGGCCACACGACGCCGGCGGCCCGACTGGAAGAGATCGTGCAACGGTACGGGCCGGACACCATCGTTGGCCGCTTCATCCAGCGAGCGGCGCCGGAGATCCACGCAGCCACGGCACGGGTGGAGGGCCGGATGGCCCTTGTCCCGGCCGACACTCAGCCGATGTAG
- a CDS encoding DUF6284 family protein has protein sequence MKTIVALQATVTAASLDFEPSAAELDAIELEMPLIRAEVELLDAQIMTIDRPANELDMRRVRRAGRKVLAARRALANAASQVPGVGA, from the coding sequence ATGAAGACCATCGTTGCACTTCAGGCCACTGTTACGGCCGCCTCGCTCGACTTCGAGCCGTCGGCCGCCGAGCTGGACGCGATCGAGCTGGAGATGCCGCTCATCCGGGCGGAAGTCGAGTTGCTGGACGCGCAGATCATGACCATTGACCGGCCGGCGAACGAGCTGGACATGCGGCGGGTCCGGAGGGCGGGCCGCAAGGTGCTGGCCGCCCGCCGTGCGCTGGCGAACGCCGCGTCGCAGGTTCCGGGGGTGGGGGCATGA
- a CDS encoding winged helix-turn-helix domain-containing protein: MPEVSPRGTYLLIADALRKDIEHGQLKGSGLPSEAALMKAHDVSRNTIRRALKTLESERLITSVPGAGWRVSRAPIPPLVERLTAVITEDSLAVGDRYPSEANLCERFGVSRTAVRHALAQMGGTGLLATVHGKGRTVRALPATREEP; the protein is encoded by the coding sequence GTGCCGGAAGTGAGTCCGCGCGGAACCTATCTGCTCATCGCCGATGCGCTGCGGAAGGACATCGAGCACGGGCAACTCAAGGGCAGCGGCCTGCCGTCGGAGGCAGCTCTGATGAAGGCCCACGATGTCTCCCGCAACACCATCCGCCGCGCGCTCAAGACGCTGGAGTCCGAGAGGCTGATCACGTCCGTGCCGGGGGCCGGCTGGCGCGTGTCCAGGGCCCCCATCCCGCCTCTTGTCGAGCGTTTGACCGCAGTCATCACGGAGGACTCGCTCGCAGTCGGCGACAGATACCCGTCAGAGGCGAACCTTTGCGAGCGCTTCGGGGTGTCGCGGACTGCCGTGCGCCACGCTCTTGCACAGATGGGCGGAACCGGTCTGCTCGCCACTGTGCACGGCAAGGGGCGGACAGTGCGCGCCCTTCCGGCCACCCGAGAGGAGCCATAG
- a CDS encoding NUDIX domain-containing protein, which translates to MSRVDYFRDPNAPAANSVVPSVTAAVLDAAGRLLVIHKTDNDLWALPGGGHDIGERIAETAVREVNEETGIEVEVDGIVGLYTDPEHVLAYTDGEVRQQFSICFRAHPVGGDLRTSSESKEVRWVDPADLAELNIHPSMRLRIQHALDESRNEPYIG; encoded by the coding sequence ATGAGCCGAGTCGACTATTTCCGTGACCCCAACGCCCCTGCGGCCAACTCAGTGGTGCCCTCAGTCACGGCCGCCGTGCTCGACGCCGCGGGCAGGCTCCTGGTCATTCACAAGACCGACAACGATCTGTGGGCATTGCCCGGGGGCGGCCACGACATCGGCGAGCGCATCGCTGAAACGGCCGTTCGCGAGGTCAACGAGGAGACCGGAATCGAGGTCGAGGTAGACGGCATTGTCGGGCTCTACACCGACCCGGAGCACGTGCTCGCGTACACAGATGGCGAGGTGCGGCAGCAGTTCTCTATCTGCTTCCGGGCCCACCCGGTAGGCGGAGACCTCCGCACGAGCAGTGAATCCAAAGAGGTCCGCTGGGTGGACCCGGCGGACCTCGCTGAACTCAACATCCACCCATCCATGCGCCTGCGAATCCAGCACGCCCTGGACGAGTCACGTAATGAGCCCTACATCGGCTGA
- a CDS encoding AAA family ATPase: MPVSRVFLRGFGLSNYRSFGPNPQVAGPFGEVNLLAGQNNAGKSNFLRAVDKVLNTSGAIGFGGLDAPDSATRDDVFTYSTPIDVTSEEIRKAFPNLPERIDQSAAGIFLMQLMRHPSLHPNGSSDTWFRFTADRNLDSSLLAEIATPDKYSASVQTAMDLTSSYVHGNPVSSTIENVRKLFITLLSEQQSDLPSCVTIEAFRRITPDDIAGTYDGAGLLGRLQQLQNPPAPSYKADSARFLAINEFLRSILGDSQARLEVPYGAQTVNVHHDGKVLPLEHLGTGIHQVVILAVAATVLEGKVICIEEPEVHMHPAYQRKLIRYLFSETTNQYLIATHSAHLLDYKRSTIVHVTHDGQKSTLAPAATPAELSDVCVDLGYRPSDILQTNAIIWVEGPSDRIYLQHWISQVEPELIEGLHYSIMFYGGRLLNHLTAEDREVTDFIELRRLNRYTSILIDSDKTSSRARISATKKRVIDEFEKGVTTGCAWVTEGYTIENYAPPGILANAVADTHPSAPPAVWNGERWSNPLLLRKRSGEIFPVDKNKIARFVCREWKELPDARSHLSKQIAKLVEFIEAANQHM; this comes from the coding sequence ATGCCTGTGAGCAGAGTCTTTCTTCGCGGTTTTGGGCTTTCCAACTATCGAAGCTTCGGTCCCAATCCGCAGGTTGCCGGGCCATTTGGTGAGGTTAACCTTCTAGCCGGACAGAATAATGCTGGAAAATCCAATTTTCTGCGCGCAGTGGATAAGGTACTGAATACCTCGGGTGCCATCGGTTTTGGCGGCCTGGATGCTCCAGATAGTGCAACACGCGATGACGTTTTCACATACTCGACCCCAATTGACGTCACTTCGGAGGAGATACGTAAGGCCTTCCCTAATCTGCCAGAGCGAATCGACCAGTCGGCCGCTGGGATTTTCCTCATGCAGCTAATGCGGCATCCATCCTTGCACCCAAACGGGAGTAGCGACACTTGGTTTCGTTTCACTGCCGATCGGAACCTAGACAGCTCTCTTCTTGCGGAGATTGCTACCCCGGACAAATATAGTGCTTCGGTGCAGACGGCCATGGATCTCACTTCCAGCTATGTGCATGGAAACCCTGTCTCCTCAACCATAGAAAACGTACGAAAGCTGTTCATCACGCTTTTGTCTGAGCAGCAATCAGATCTTCCCTCGTGTGTCACGATCGAAGCGTTTAGAAGAATCACCCCGGACGACATTGCTGGAACGTACGACGGGGCCGGTCTGCTCGGGAGGTTGCAGCAGCTGCAGAATCCTCCGGCGCCCTCTTACAAGGCCGATTCTGCCCGATTCCTGGCGATCAATGAATTCCTCAGGAGCATTCTGGGAGACTCCCAGGCCAGGCTCGAAGTTCCATACGGGGCTCAGACCGTCAACGTGCATCATGACGGGAAGGTGCTGCCACTTGAGCACCTGGGGACAGGAATTCATCAGGTGGTCATTCTGGCAGTCGCGGCAACGGTTCTAGAAGGCAAGGTTATTTGCATTGAAGAGCCTGAGGTGCACATGCACCCCGCCTATCAAAGGAAACTCATCAGGTACCTGTTCAGTGAGACCACAAATCAGTACTTGATCGCGACCCACTCGGCTCATCTATTGGACTACAAGCGTTCAACGATCGTTCACGTTACTCATGACGGCCAGAAAAGTACGCTGGCGCCAGCGGCGACGCCAGCGGAGCTATCTGATGTCTGCGTGGACCTTGGCTACAGGCCATCCGATATCTTGCAGACCAATGCGATTATCTGGGTGGAAGGACCCTCTGATCGAATCTATTTGCAGCATTGGATCTCGCAAGTCGAGCCAGAACTTATCGAAGGCCTGCATTACTCGATCATGTTTTACGGGGGAAGGCTGCTGAATCACCTCACCGCAGAAGATCGTGAGGTTACAGATTTTATCGAGTTGCGTCGACTGAATCGCTATACATCAATCCTTATTGATAGTGACAAGACGTCATCGCGTGCCAGAATATCCGCCACGAAGAAGCGAGTGATTGATGAATTCGAAAAGGGAGTAACTACTGGGTGCGCCTGGGTAACGGAGGGGTACACGATCGAAAACTATGCGCCGCCTGGGATACTCGCGAATGCTGTGGCAGATACGCACCCTAGTGCTCCACCCGCGGTATGGAACGGCGAGCGCTGGTCGAACCCGCTTCTTCTGCGTAAGCGATCCGGGGAGATCTTCCCTGTGGATAAAAATAAGATTGCTCGTTTCGTATGCCGCGAGTGGAAAGAGTTGCCTGATGCTAGGTCTCACCTATCGAAGCAGATTGCGAAACTAGTGGAATTTATTGAGGCCGCTAACCAGCACATGTAA
- a CDS encoding AfsR/SARP family transcriptional regulator, producing the protein MEFHLLGPVEARREGLRIAVPGTKMRTVLAALLLARGRVVPDSRLSALLWGADPPATMSAQIHTYVSRLRKLLEPEVSLERRAPGYVIVTTGCLLDVVEYERLDRSGRQALQDGRYDAAGTLLRNALDLWRGPALADVTEFLEEEEAPHWQEEYAATLENRLEADLALGGHQRITAELIRLVVEFPLRERMRAQLMTALYRCGRQSEAFQVFDEGRELLADELGVDPGHDLREAHQGILCGNLAWAPEPGTAVGAGVGTGADVGVARAVRALASAPAGHVLGAAPAGLAVVRSGSDDRPPAMLPPDIAPFTGRERELAVLRALLAPGDAQDAPKARRCLITGMAGVGKTALAVRAAHAAQEHFPDGQLHAELVGRDGRPEDPRRVLAGLLRALGHEVSERVSHDLDELVRIYRTRTAGRRLLVILDGAVDSDQLDPLLPASAHSATLVTGNSHLVVSTGPVTLAVGPMDDDAALELLSALAGAARVAADPEAAAQLVGHCAGLPLALRIAGAKLVSRPHWSPARLARRLADPGARLSELSFGGLDVDRTLRDWLRRTDGAGRTVLSKLSVLGERPFSAAAAATVLGLQDQRAEDLLEELADSSLIEPARPPRGTDATGAGPLQYRFHRLVLLCAQAPVVHRPFPAALAS; encoded by the coding sequence ATGGAATTCCACTTGCTCGGGCCGGTCGAGGCCAGACGTGAGGGTCTGCGTATCGCCGTCCCGGGAACGAAGATGCGCACGGTGCTGGCAGCGCTTCTGCTGGCCAGGGGCCGGGTGGTGCCGGATTCCCGGCTCAGCGCGCTGCTGTGGGGTGCGGACCCACCGGCCACGATGAGCGCCCAGATCCACACGTACGTCTCGCGGCTGCGCAAGCTCCTGGAACCCGAGGTGTCCCTGGAGCGCCGGGCGCCGGGGTACGTGATCGTCACGACCGGCTGCCTGCTCGACGTGGTGGAGTACGAACGGCTGGACCGGTCCGGCCGGCAGGCGCTCCAGGACGGGCGTTACGACGCGGCCGGCACCCTGCTGCGCAATGCGCTGGATCTCTGGCGCGGCCCCGCCCTCGCGGATGTCACCGAATTCCTTGAGGAGGAAGAGGCTCCGCACTGGCAGGAGGAGTACGCGGCCACGCTGGAAAACCGGCTGGAAGCCGATCTCGCACTCGGCGGACACCAGCGGATCACCGCCGAACTCATCCGCCTGGTCGTCGAATTCCCGCTGCGCGAGCGCATGCGGGCCCAACTGATGACGGCCCTGTACCGGTGCGGCCGGCAGTCCGAGGCGTTCCAGGTGTTCGACGAGGGCCGGGAGTTGCTCGCTGACGAACTCGGTGTCGACCCCGGCCACGATCTGCGGGAGGCCCATCAGGGGATTCTGTGCGGCAACTTGGCCTGGGCGCCCGAGCCCGGGACGGCCGTCGGTGCCGGTGTCGGTACCGGTGCCGATGTCGGTGTCGCACGGGCCGTACGCGCGCTCGCCTCGGCTCCGGCTGGGCACGTGCTCGGCGCGGCTCCGGCCGGGCTCGCGGTCGTCCGCTCCGGCTCCGATGACCGTCCGCCCGCCATGCTGCCGCCGGACATCGCCCCGTTCACCGGCCGGGAACGCGAACTGGCCGTCCTGCGGGCCCTGCTCGCCCCGGGCGACGCGCAGGACGCTCCGAAGGCGCGGCGCTGCCTGATCACCGGGATGGCCGGGGTCGGCAAGACCGCCCTCGCCGTGCGCGCCGCCCACGCGGCCCAGGAACACTTCCCCGACGGGCAGCTCCACGCCGAACTCGTCGGCCGTGACGGGAGACCCGAGGACCCGCGCCGGGTTCTCGCCGGGCTGCTGCGGGCGCTCGGGCACGAGGTGTCCGAGCGGGTCTCCCACGACCTCGACGAACTCGTCCGGATCTACCGCACCCGCACGGCCGGCCGCCGGCTGTTGGTCATCCTCGACGGCGCGGTGGACAGCGACCAGCTCGACCCGCTGCTGCCCGCCAGCGCCCACTCCGCCACCCTGGTCACCGGAAACAGCCACCTCGTCGTGTCCACCGGACCTGTCACCCTCGCGGTCGGGCCGATGGACGACGACGCGGCGCTGGAGCTGCTCTCGGCCCTGGCCGGTGCCGCACGGGTGGCCGCCGACCCCGAGGCCGCCGCCCAGCTCGTCGGCCACTGCGCCGGGCTGCCACTCGCCCTGCGGATCGCGGGGGCAAAGCTCGTCTCCCGGCCGCACTGGTCGCCGGCCCGGCTCGCCCGGCGCCTCGCCGACCCCGGGGCCCGGCTGAGCGAGCTGAGCTTCGGGGGCCTCGACGTCGACCGGACCCTGCGGGACTGGCTCCGACGCACGGACGGCGCCGGCCGCACGGTCCTGTCGAAGCTGTCCGTCCTCGGCGAGCGACCGTTCTCCGCAGCCGCGGCGGCCACCGTCCTCGGCCTCCAGGACCAGCGCGCCGAGGACCTGCTGGAGGAACTGGCCGACAGCTCCCTCATCGAGCCCGCCCGCCCGCCGAGAGGAACCGACGCCACGGGCGCCGGCCCGCTGCAGTACCGCTTCCACCGGCTCGTCCTGCTGTGCGCGCAGGCACCCGTCGTGCACCGGCCCTTCCCCGCCGCGCTGGCGAGCTGA